The following are encoded in a window of Thermoanaerobacter ethanolicus JW 200 genomic DNA:
- the atpG gene encoding ATP synthase F1 subunit gamma, producing the protein MGKRDIALRIKSVRETRKITRAMYLISASKFQKAKVMLDNVRPYYHKIQVAMKDILLHTGEVTSRYLEKKDDKSEKKKSLIVVTGDKGLCGAYNHNVIKKAEELIGKENVNLMVIGEVGRRYFIKKGYNVDIEFLYTAQNPTTAIAGEISDVILNAYNRGLTDELSIVYTEMQGLVQKVRVLRLLPLDIDNFMALANEGEEAEKNEVVIDSDMIYEPSASEVFDVLVPEYLKGLIYSILVQAFASEHFARMIAMDGATSNADKMINRLTLEYNKLRQASITQEISEIVAGASV; encoded by the coding sequence ATGGGAAAGCGAGATATAGCGTTGCGGATTAAAAGTGTAAGAGAAACTCGCAAAATTACAAGAGCGATGTATTTAATATCGGCTTCAAAATTTCAAAAAGCAAAGGTCATGTTAGACAATGTGAGACCTTATTATCATAAAATTCAAGTAGCTATGAAAGATATATTACTTCACACTGGAGAAGTTACTTCACGATATCTTGAGAAAAAAGATGATAAAAGTGAGAAGAAAAAATCTTTAATAGTTGTAACTGGTGACAAAGGCCTTTGCGGCGCTTACAATCACAATGTTATAAAAAAGGCTGAAGAACTTATTGGCAAAGAAAATGTAAATTTAATGGTGATAGGAGAGGTTGGAAGACGTTATTTTATCAAAAAAGGTTATAATGTAGATATTGAATTTTTATATACCGCTCAAAATCCAACTACAGCCATAGCAGGAGAAATTAGCGATGTCATATTAAATGCTTACAATAGAGGGCTGACAGATGAACTATCTATTGTTTATACTGAAATGCAAGGACTTGTACAAAAGGTAAGGGTTTTAAGACTTTTACCTTTAGACATTGACAACTTTATGGCGTTAGCCAATGAAGGAGAAGAAGCTGAAAAGAATGAAGTAGTAATTGACAGTGACATGATATACGAGCCTTCTGCTTCAGAAGTTTTTGATGTGCTTGTTCCTGAGTATCTCAAAGGTCTCATATACAGTATACTTGTTCAAGCTTTTGCTTCAGAGCATTTTGCAAGGATGATTGCAATGGATGGAGCAACGTCAAATGCCGATAAAATGATAAACAGACTTACTTTAGAGTATAATAAACTCAGGCAGGCTTCTATTACTCAAGAAATATCAGAAATAGTCGCAGGGGCATCTGTATAA
- the atpD gene encoding F0F1 ATP synthase subunit beta, giving the protein MKKGYITQVIGPVVDIRFEGELPPINNAIKIPMEDRELVVEVSQHIGDNVVRCVAMASTDGLKRGMECIDTGSPIMVPVGKGTLGRMFNVLGQPIDELGEVKDVKYMSIHRKAPPFEEQSPATEILETGIKVIDLLTPYPKGGKIGLFGGAGVGKTVLIMELIRNVAIEHGGYSIFTGVGERSREGNELWHEMHESGVIDKTAFVFGQMNEPPGARMRVGLAGLTMAEYFRDEEHQDVLLFIDNIFRFVQAGSEVSALLGRMPSAVGYQPTLATDLGLLQERITSTKKGSITSVQAVYVPADDLTDPAPATTFTHLDATTVLSRSIAEMGIYPAVDPLDSTSRILEPHIVGEEHYYVARKVQEILQRYKELQDIIAILGMEELTEEDKLIVYRARKIQRFLSQPFFVAETFTGTPGKYVPLKETIRGFKKIVEGEMDDIPEAAFYMVGNIDEVYEKAEKMK; this is encoded by the coding sequence TTGAAGAAGGGGTATATTACACAGGTCATTGGTCCTGTTGTTGATATAAGATTTGAAGGGGAACTTCCTCCTATAAACAACGCCATAAAAATACCTATGGAAGACAGAGAATTAGTTGTTGAAGTGTCACAACACATAGGCGACAATGTAGTAAGGTGTGTTGCGATGGCTTCAACAGATGGCTTAAAAAGAGGTATGGAATGTATAGATACAGGCAGCCCTATAATGGTTCCTGTTGGAAAAGGGACTTTAGGCAGAATGTTTAATGTATTGGGGCAGCCTATAGATGAGTTAGGAGAAGTCAAAGATGTGAAGTACATGTCAATTCACAGAAAAGCACCGCCTTTTGAAGAACAAAGCCCTGCTACTGAAATTTTGGAGACGGGTATTAAAGTAATAGACTTACTTACTCCTTATCCAAAAGGCGGTAAAATAGGGCTCTTTGGTGGTGCAGGTGTTGGCAAAACTGTCTTAATAATGGAGCTAATACGCAACGTTGCCATAGAGCATGGTGGTTACTCAATTTTCACCGGTGTTGGTGAAAGGTCTCGTGAAGGAAACGAATTGTGGCATGAAATGCATGAATCAGGGGTTATAGACAAAACTGCTTTTGTATTTGGACAAATGAATGAGCCGCCGGGAGCCAGAATGAGAGTAGGTCTTGCAGGGCTTACAATGGCAGAATATTTTAGAGATGAAGAGCACCAAGACGTTCTTTTATTCATAGACAATATATTCAGGTTTGTCCAAGCTGGTTCAGAAGTTTCAGCTCTTTTAGGAAGAATGCCCTCTGCCGTTGGATATCAACCTACATTGGCTACAGACTTAGGCCTTTTACAAGAAAGGATTACTTCTACAAAGAAAGGGTCTATTACCTCAGTTCAGGCTGTTTACGTACCTGCTGATGACTTAACTGACCCAGCACCAGCTACAACTTTTACCCACTTAGATGCTACAACAGTTTTGTCAAGAAGTATTGCAGAAATGGGAATTTATCCTGCAGTAGACCCTTTAGATTCTACTTCACGTATATTGGAACCTCATATAGTAGGAGAAGAACACTATTATGTTGCGAGAAAAGTGCAAGAGATTTTGCAGAGGTATAAAGAACTGCAGGATATAATTGCTATATTGGGTATGGAAGAGCTTACAGAGGAAGATAAACTCATAGTTTACAGAGCAAGGAAGATACAGAGGTTTTTATCACAGCCTTTCTTTGTAGCAGAAACTTTTACTGGAACACCTGGCAAATATGTGCCGCTGAAAGAGACGATAAGAGGATTTAAGAAAATTGTAGAGGGAGAAATGGACGATATCCCAGAGGCTGCTTTCTACATGGTAGGAAACATAGATGAAGTCTACGAGAAAGCTGAAAAAATGAAATGA
- a CDS encoding F0F1 ATP synthase subunit epsilon: MDKNFHLEVLTPHRKFYEGDVEEIIVTITTGQIGILKGHIPLTAAVGTGTLQIKKDGQWREAFISGGFMEVKRDSVTILSSAVEWPEEIDIARAQAAKERAEEKLRQKRSKQEHLLAEAALKRALMRLQIASKYQKM, translated from the coding sequence ATGGATAAAAATTTTCACCTCGAGGTTTTAACTCCTCATAGAAAATTTTACGAAGGGGATGTGGAAGAAATAATAGTGACCATAACCACAGGTCAAATAGGTATTTTAAAAGGCCACATCCCTCTGACAGCAGCCGTAGGTACAGGTACTTTACAGATAAAAAAAGACGGACAGTGGAGAGAGGCATTTATTTCCGGCGGCTTTATGGAAGTCAAAAGAGACAGTGTGACAATCTTGTCCAGTGCAGTAGAATGGCCCGAAGAAATTGATATAGCTCGTGCTCAAGCAGCCAAAGAAAGAGCAGAAGAAAAACTTAGGCAAAAAAGAAGCAAACAGGAACATCTTTTGGCAGAAGCAGCCTTAAAGAGGGCTTTGATGAGATTGCAAATTGCTAGCAAATATCAAAAAATGTAA
- a CDS encoding DMT family transporter, which yields MSKQLKSDIVLTGVTMVWGATFIIVKNAIQTLPVYNFLFIRFLLAFLLLAIIFHKKLKNIDNKTLAAASVIGTMLFLGYAFQTMGLKYTTASKSGFITGFSVVLVPILEAVLLKRKPSKPAILGIVLAFIGLILLTTNIDLSINIGDFLTLLCAFAFGMQIVLIAKYASTLDTYLLATIQIGVVAVLSGIVSLIFEKPFIPTSLDVWSAIIITGVFATAFAYVAQNTMQAYTTATHTALIFALEPVFAAIAAFLIAGEVMSFRAIIGGIFMFAGIVLSELPEKEVSK from the coding sequence TTGTCCAAACAATTAAAAAGCGACATTGTGCTCACCGGAGTAACTATGGTGTGGGGGGCTACATTTATAATAGTCAAAAACGCTATACAGACACTTCCTGTGTACAATTTTCTTTTTATACGCTTTTTATTGGCTTTTTTGCTTCTGGCAATAATCTTCCATAAAAAGTTAAAAAACATTGACAATAAAACATTGGCTGCTGCTTCAGTAATTGGGACAATGCTTTTTTTAGGTTATGCCTTTCAGACAATGGGACTTAAATACACTACAGCATCTAAATCAGGATTTATAACAGGGTTTAGCGTAGTGTTAGTGCCAATTTTAGAAGCAGTGCTTCTTAAAAGAAAGCCTTCAAAGCCTGCAATTTTAGGAATTGTCCTCGCTTTTATAGGACTTATACTGCTCACTACAAATATTGACTTATCTATTAACATAGGTGACTTTTTGACACTTTTGTGTGCCTTTGCTTTTGGAATGCAGATTGTTTTGATAGCAAAATACGCTTCTACTTTAGATACTTATTTACTTGCTACTATTCAAATCGGAGTAGTTGCTGTTTTAAGCGGAATTGTGAGTTTAATATTTGAAAAGCCTTTTATACCCACTTCTCTTGATGTATGGTCAGCTATAATAATAACAGGGGTATTCGCAACTGCTTTTGCATATGTTGCCCAAAACACGATGCAAGCCTACACTACTGCCACTCATACAGCTTTGATATTCGCACTGGAGCCAGTTTTCGCTGCAATAGCTGCTTTTTTAATTGCCGGAGAAGTGATGTCTTTTAGAGCAATAATAGGCGGAATTTTTATGTTTGCAGGTATAGTGCTTTCCGAACTGCCTGAAAAGGAAGTGAGTAAATAA